ATGGCCCCAAAGAAAATGGAATGGATGAGATGACTTGTGTAGCTGACTCCAACTAATTTAAGACCGAGGCGTAGAATGGTTGATATGCTTTTattctaagttgctcggactcgggtgcgggtgtccgatacggatgcggatctagaggtcagatccttcatgatctaaatttaaAGATTCGGGGATACGGATCCAGGTACGGATACAGGTGTGGggattcggctaaaaataattcaattatttaaaaatagagttataaaaatatgtctaaattatgagacattatgtgaaaaacttacaaggtattccgagaaggagaaaatattgaacaagagtagaattttacaaggaaataaaaggaaaaggactGACATAGAAATTTATATATACAAGGTATTCCATTTTCTTCCATATCACCCTAGCTTTTGATTTGTTTTCAAAAATTATTGTATCTGTCCCAAATTTCTTcgttgattttggtcaaagtacccaaaattggtTGACCAGATCCAACACGGATTCCACACCCATACCCACACCcacgtcgtgtcgacacgggtacggcactgaaagtgaagagtccgagcaacttagctttATTTGCTCTCATCTAAAGTTGTGCTTGGGTTGGGTCTATTATTGCGTTGTAAGAGGAGAACTCAACTGATTAGAGATTGAAGGCATAGTTGATTATGATTGAGTATATTTTTCTGTTTGATCTCTCACTAAATTTTCGTGTTTGCGCTTGTTCTACTTATTTAAGAGCTAGGGTGCCGACCCCAACTAGTTTGGGATTGACATgcaattgattgattgattgacatGCTTCTGTGTGATCTCACTCTAAAATTTTGTGTTACGGAGGGGAATACTTATTGCAAAGCAAGAAGAGCCAGCCCcaactagtttgggattgaggATAGTTGGTTGACTGATTGATGCTATTCTATTAGATCACAATCTAAAGTTGCCTTTCGGGTGGATCTAATTTATTGCAGAGCAAGAGGAGCCACATATGAAGAGAAAAGTGTTGAGGTTATCAGAATCATTCAGCCAAATAAAGGAAGTGAATTTGATGCTGCCAACCTCCACATCCAAGGAGCTAGTGGAAGATCCTCTCAAGTCTGTTGAATGTTCGCAGCGGTGGAAAATCAAAAGTGTCTATGGTGACATCGGCCTCAAGTATAGGGAGGATGAAACAGTGGCCTATGTGGCGTCCCGTATGCCTGCTGTCTACTCTGCTCTTTATAGAGTGCTTAGTGAGGTAAACAGATATGACGTCCCATTGAAATGCTTTATATTATTCCTATTTTGTTCTCTGTTTCAGATGAATTTTCCAAAATATGGATTTTGAAACATGAATATGAATTTGGTTGCTAAAAGTGATTGCTTTTATGTGATTTTACTTCAGGTACGTAGAAGATTGCCTGGGTTTTCACCAGCTAAGGTGTTGGATTTTGGGGCTGGGACTGGTTCTGCATTTTGGTGAGAAGATTATTGATAGTGTGTGTAGTTGATTTCTTTTGGTTAATTGTCATACCAATATGTTAATCTTGGTTGACCCTTTGGTTCGATAAGTTGCTCAATTGTGTGGTTATGCAGGGCACTTAGAGAAGTGTGGCCACGGTCATTGAATAGAATTAATTTGGTAGAGCCATCACAGTCCATGCAGCGTGCCGGACAAAGCCTTATAAAAGGTACATTTCTGCTGTTTTTTGGACTCCTTCGGATCTGGAGAAGTCTGACACTCTTAGTAAGCATTTTTTGAATCCTAATTACTAGCTAATTACTACCTTGCTGATCAGCTCATTAATATTTCTGAGTCACTGGCTTATGTGGAAGTATTGTTTTATTGTGCTTTGTTGCTGTCAAAATATTATGGAAATCAAATCTATTCTTCAGATACAAAGTAATACAAGTCTATATGTGTACATCATATTAAATTTGTTTATAAAGCTGATGCAACTTCCAGCCTTGCAAATTGTCCTCTTATCAGAGTATAGACTTTGCCAACAAGAAGAAGATTTTGTATGCTTTGAGCTTTTGTCATGTTTATATGAATGAGATTGGCTGAGCTTCACAAGCCATGACCTAAGATGTCACATCTTGGAGTCATTTGCTGTTGTCCCCGGGACTTTATGTGCTGCATGATATTGTGGCCTATTACTGTTGTAGATCAAAGGAGTGTCTAGGCTTGTGGTTAAGGACTGCTTTCATGTTTCTGTCTTTAGCGGTTTTGAGTGCTTTACTTTTCATGTTTGCAAACCTATAGCTCCTTTACATATATTTTTATGACTACTCTACTGCTAGATTTAGAAAAGCTGATAAAGGTGGCAAAATATGTCCTGTAATTTCTGTAGGTCTTAAAAATTTGCCACTCATTCAAAGTTATGGAAGTATTCAAGCACTCTCTCAGGATGTCAAAAAGAGTGACAGACAACATGATCTTGTGATTGCTGTAAGTACAATTTTGTTGTAGTTTGTTAGCTCCTTAGAATTTGTGTAGGAGCTGCCCCAGTTTTCATACTTTTGCATTCCCTGGATGCTCCCATTATAATACTTTATTACTTCATCAAACTAAGAAGTATGTTTAATTGTGTTTTCATTGTTAAGAATATATTGATGTGGTGCTCTGTTGCTCCTGTTTTGATTATGTGAAGCTATTTAGTGTCTTGTGCTGATTAGTTTTTAATTTTGTCTGAATGAAGTCATATGTACTTGGAGAGATTCCATCTCTGAAGGACAGAATCACGGTTGTACGCCAGCTCTGGGAACTGACAGGAGATGTTCTGGTAGGTTTTAAAGTCCATAGTTCAGCAGTCCAAAACCAATCCCCCCACCACCACAACCACCACCACAAGAGCCTGCTGTTCCACTTCTACTACAGACTTATTTTGCATGCATCCAAGTGGCAGTCATTTTTATTAAGCCTCAACAGTTAGTTGATTCATTATATTTATGTTATCTGAAGTTTCTGATGGTTTAGAAAAGTGATTTAGATCTTCAAGTACTATATTATATGCTTTTCTTCAAAGTTTTCACATTTTATTGATGAAGTTAGTTCTAGATTCGCCAGTTCTAGATTCGCCAGTTCAAGTATTATCTAAAACTGATAACATGATTCTGAAACTGATAACATGATCATGATCTTGGAATAAAATAACAATTGTTTTCTTCCTCTCCCTttgtttgtgtgtgtgtatatatattagAAGAAGATACAGGGGAAATCTCATTTGACACGGTTGTAGTTCTACTAAAATATCTTTCTTATCTCTGTATCAAAAATCTTCTTTTTGTAAGGAAAAAAAGCTATTTCCTCTCTAACTATATACTGTTGAGCAGGTTTTGGTTGAACCAGGAACACCACAAGGATCTAATATTATATCTCAAATGCGATCTCACATTTTATGGATGGAGAAAAGGGTAAAACTCACATTTTTGGTTTTGCTTGGATGGAGGGGAGGGGCTGTTTTTTTCTAAGTTAGGATGTTTATTCTAAATGATATTTTTCCCTTCGTTTTAAAATTGTAATTTCTAGAAAAGTCGCAAACTAGAAGATGCATCTGGCAAAGAATGTAAAGCATTGACGACACTAAAGAATGGGGCATATATAGTTGCTCCGGTAAGTATAAAGTTTCTTATAAAACTGCCTAAATAGATTTTGCACTACTACTTTTCGATCTCAATGTATTTGTTCTTTTGTTTGCAGTGTCCGCATGATGGACGTTGTCCTTTGGATAACACTGGAAAATATTGTCATTTTGTTCAACGCTTGCAGAGGACAACATCACAACGTGCGTACAAGGTTTGCCTCATAGTCCTTTTCCCTACAAAATGTGCACTCTGAATTTGATGAAGTCTCTTCTTACTCCCTAGAATCTAGTAATATCCCATAGGGTCAGATATATTCCACTCTTAAGTTCCCAGCTAAGAATTTTTTCTTACTAGTCAATAttgtcattttttttcttttccgttTCCTGTGTAAGCTTGCATTTTCTTTTCCCCAATACATGGGTATTAATCATGTTTCTGATTCCGTTTCTTTCATGGTCTGTTAGCGGTCGAAAGGTGAGCCTCTACGTGGCTTTGAAGATGAAAAGTTTTGCTTTATCGCTTTTAGACGAGGACAACGGCCAAGGCAAGTTGTTCATCAAGAATACAACATGCCATTAGTTAAATTGTTTTTAGCTTGGTATATCATCACAATTGTGAAATTCCATTGTTTTTGTTTTACTACCTTAAGCTAACCTTTAATTGAACTTATTGTTTGTTTCAAATAGAGAGCCTTGGCCGCTGGATGGCATGAAGTTTGAGACATTGAAGGAGCAGCATGCCAGAAGAAATCCGGAGGATTTAGAGATTGACTATGGTATTTGctattagtattttgatttgcCATCTAAAAACTTTTTTCATTTATCTAGTACCTGGTGTTTAACACATTACAAAGTAGTGACATTTCTCTTTTTATGTCAGAGGACCAGTTCATCTCAGAAGATGAGGATGTTCAAGATGAAGACCCCATCTGCTATGATTCTGATGTTACAGAAACAGATGCCATTACTGAAAATGATGATTGGGAGGAAGAAGGCGAAGAAATGGCCCATGCTGATCTTGGTAGTGGTTGGGGAAGAATCATATACAGTCCTCTACGAAGGGGCAAGCGGATTGAAATGGACATTTGTCGATCAATGGATCGAGAAGGCACTGAAGGATCGTTTGACCGAATTGTTATTACAAAGAGCAAAAACCCAACATTGCATCATCAGGCTCGAAGATCGGTCTGGGGTGACTTATGGCCCTTTTAAATTTTGTTAGAAAAATGGCCCTGGGGCTTTGGTCAAGAAGTAAGAGCGGAGCGCATGATGTGTGAATTATGCGCACGTGATGAGTCCGAATCCTGCGGCAAACAAAAATCTGGTATTTAAGTGGACAAGGTTTCAGGGGCTGGCCATTATCCACTGATTTCTAACTATGCACAACTGATGCTTGGCGATTTCTTggatcttaaaaaaaaaaaatattagaaaaaatGTGAAAAGCATAAAGTTGAACAGATTTCACGTGTGGGCAAAGGTATTGTAATGCATGTATTTTTTTCATAGCTAACTATTACTTGAGGAAAGAAAAATGAGTCAGCTGGTAAAAGTAGAGGATAAGATTGAGCAGAGGTTTGCTCAAATGGCACTTTGCTCAAGAAACAATAGGTGAAGATATAAATGTGAATTCTGCCCAAACGATTTTACCGTTTGCATGTGAATCAtgagtttcttttttcttttgcaagTGAAAATGTCAATCATGTACCGATTAGTCAATGAAGTGGATTGAATGAAGTGGATtgaaaataataaagttttacGTCCTAATTTTAGTGGAGGCAAAATACAAAGTGCTTTTTTTTCCGTTCGTTTAAGCTTTAAACAAAATTACTCTATGTACCGAATTATTTGATACATATATTAATGGACATAATTATTCGATACATATACTTAGTGATATATCCACGTGTAAAAAACAGAGAATAGTACGAGAGAGATCACGTGCCTACATGGAGATTCGGTCAACACTCCATTGATTTGGGATGTGTAATTATTAATCTCATGTCATTATGTACTCCCTTTCCAAAAGAAGAATAGTTTTGTTACTATTTGAAAGGTGAatgatttttcaatttactaattTTATGAGCTTTCATTTTAGATGATGTTTTAATAATTTGAGGAAATTTCTTattcgttttaaaaaaaaaaaaactatggtCTATGGTATGACTAAAGTCACTTTTTTTATGAAATAATATTTTCCAACGTGAAAATGTTTTCCGAAAAGATATACATTAAAGATTATTAAAATATCAGTAAATAGCAGGATATTTGCATAAAATTTTGTAGTATATATTTAACACTTTTTTCATGGAAGAATTTGATCATGAAAAATGTTTTTTGAGAATATTCTTTGTACTACCAATCACACCCACAACCAGAAAAATAAATCGATCTTTGAGTCCTCATTATTTGTAGAGTAGCATGTACTTCACATATTATTATTACATTATATTATTTTCTTAGAATAAAAAGAAGCAAGCGTCTGTATCAAATTTAGGGGCAGGACAGTTTTTTGTCTCTTTCCTTGGATATATTTTGTCCCTTTGTACTTTTCTCAGTcctatttcttttcttttggttTCCTCTTCATCAGGTAAGGATGTACCAAAAAAGGAAATTTACACTTGTCGAAGATATATGAGCTCGCTAATTACAGTACGGGGATTCAGAATACCTCTTTTTTGAGTTTTGCAACTTATTTTACCCTAGAATTTCTTATACAAGAATGATAGTTCGGTGTACAAAATATTTTGTATTTACGTGAGGTTTGTGAAGGATATTACCTTAAGAGGTATAATATATACAGTCTATTCTAATACAAATATTAATAGTTATTTGCACGACTCGAATCCGTGACTTATAGAATTTCTTATACAACTCTGCCAAAAAAATCATATTgtaagaaattagaattttcttcatTTGATGTGTGTTACCTCGTTATTGTATTTCTGCTATACGATCAAACTATCAAATGATGGAAACAATTAAGGCGCATTTTCCCACTAGACCTTATGTTGCTTTTTTATTAAGAGgcgtgaatggaaaatggaagaggcacctcttGGATTGCACATCTTTATCTCATTTTTTCATTGTCTATAAATAGAGAGACTTAGCCTCATTTTCCACCACTGAAAAATCTAAAATCTCTCTCCTCAATTTTCTGCATAATGCATTGGTTTTTCAAAAGCAAAACATAAACATTTTTGTGTGATTTACTCCGCCATTTGAGTTCGCCAAAATTCTGTGATTTGAAGTGTCActatcacagaatagttattccgttctatcctgggaagAATTAATTTGCAACCTTAGACAttgtgaggggattaaattccttaaggaaacacaagAAACTTGTGGGCTCGAAattttttctgttttgttttttccTTAAACTAACGTTTATTGATTTACTGGTTTTGAATACAGAGTGATAACACCTTATGCGATACGAATTCAAATAATCGGGATTAtgatataaataataaatatcgaatgaaaatatatatatatatatatgttatagcATGGAAGGTAacaaaaaaatcacaattttATTGTGTGGTACGGCATGCAGCCTTTTATCGTATGATATTGATTTATTCCGTATGAAGTATGAACACATTAGTTTGTCTATTCCTTTAATTTTTAGGAACATCTTGATATTTGAATCAAAGTGAGTTAAAGAGCTGATCTTTTACTGTTTTAACAATAAAGTGATTTCCAATGATTTGTGGTCACTATTGTCCAGTGAACTATGTGAAAAGTAATTATCAGAAACTTGACATTTATATATAAggtaaaagtgaaaaaaaaaagaatctttttatttctttttcttttgtttacaAGGACCTAACATGCGTAAAATTGCAGAGAGTCGCCCCTGGGCTGCTTAAATTGTGGCTGCTTTTATACgttaaaatagcacgggctagcgcTAGTCAATTTTTAGActaataattgaaaaatagtcactgtttgtaaagtcattgaaaaatagtcattattttgctgcaacacagaAAGTTcaagtataatatactggagatagGAGCACCTATGTATAAACTTTCAGTATATTATGTcggaactccagcacattatgaaattctaccatgttatgctggaagttcacgtgtaaaaaattcgaacttaagcatattatgctggaatattttttaattttgaacAGTGCTTTTGTTCAAATTTATCTTcatgaaaaatggctaaatttggattacttttgaaactttgATTGTTTTTAATTATCACTTGTAtatcttttttttatatttttgaatttcaccccttTTATATTTATGCACGTTTTCTTAAAACTTCTTTCACTTATATTATTGCTTAGctagaaataattacaaatatttgTCAATAACTCAATGGTACACTTCTACCCCACATGCATAATATCTCTATGTCCTTTAGTTTTTCTTGGTGCTATCCTACATGTCACTATTTAATGGAAATTATACCTTAGTATGTGTCCCACCGGCCTAGAAAATTTCAAGATGCGGTTGAGGTAGTCTTAAAACTGTGTCACTtaaatatttttactataaa
The DNA window shown above is from Nicotiana tomentosiformis chromosome 8, ASM39032v3, whole genome shotgun sequence and carries:
- the LOC104097790 gene encoding rsm22-cox11 tandem protein 2, mitochondrial-like isoform X1 produces the protein MASIVSETVPKFTAEALKSAAKQSERCHIVPLRLRRAIKKYLREQEEPHMKRKVLRLSESFSQIKEVNLMLPTSTSKELVEDPLKSVECSQRWKIKSVYGDIGLKYREDETVAYVASRMPAVYSALYRVLSEVRRRLPGFSPAKVLDFGAGTGSAFCCSIVWLCRALREVWPRSLNRINLVEPSQSMQRAGQSLIKGLKNLPLIQSYGSIQALSQDVKKSDRQHDLVIASYVLGEIPSLKDRITVVRQLWELTGDVLVLVEPGTPQGSNIISQMRSHILWMEKRKSRKLEDASGKECKALTTLKNGAYIVAPCPHDGRCPLDNTGKYCHFVQRLQRTTSQRAYKRSKGEPLRGFEDEKFCFIAFRRGQRPRQPWPLDGMKFETLKEQHARRNPEDLEIDYEDQFISEDEDVQDEDPICYDSDVTETDAITENDDWEEEGEEMAHADLGSGWGRIIYSPLRRGKRIEMDICRSMDREGTEGSFDRIVITKSKNPTLHHQARRSVWGDLWPF
- the LOC104097790 gene encoding rsm22-cox11 tandem protein 2, mitochondrial-like isoform X2, whose protein sequence is MASIVSETVPKFTAEALKSAAKQSERCHIVPLRLRRAIKKYLREQEEPHMKRKVLRLSESFSQIKEVNLMLPTSTSKELVEDPLKSVECSQRWKIKSVYGDIGLKYREDETVAYVASRMPAVYSALYRVLSEVRRRLPGFSPAKVLDFGAGTGSAFWALREVWPRSLNRINLVEPSQSMQRAGQSLIKGLKNLPLIQSYGSIQALSQDVKKSDRQHDLVIASYVLGEIPSLKDRITVVRQLWELTGDVLVLVEPGTPQGSNIISQMRSHILWMEKRKSRKLEDASGKECKALTTLKNGAYIVAPCPHDGRCPLDNTGKYCHFVQRLQRTTSQRAYKRSKGEPLRGFEDEKFCFIAFRRGQRPRQPWPLDGMKFETLKEQHARRNPEDLEIDYEDQFISEDEDVQDEDPICYDSDVTETDAITENDDWEEEGEEMAHADLGSGWGRIIYSPLRRGKRIEMDICRSMDREGTEGSFDRIVITKSKNPTLHHQARRSVWGDLWPF